In Humulus lupulus chromosome 7, drHumLupu1.1, whole genome shotgun sequence, the following are encoded in one genomic region:
- the LOC133788537 gene encoding fasciclin-like arabinogalactan protein 12 — MNRKMLFNSSLLLILSFFLSKALAQSAAPALSPGPPPSTDIYKILTKAGQFTVLIRLLKSTQVGNQINNQLGSSNSELTVFAPTDNAFSSLKTGTLNGLSDQQKVQLLQFHLVPSFISITNFQTMSNPVQTQASDTYEYPLNITTSGNQVNITTGIVNTTISGTVYSDNQLAVYQVDKVLQPLGIFAPRPLPPAPAPAPPKPKKKATDTESSGPTTSDDSSDAIGVTGNLGMVVLSMSMFAAGIFNL, encoded by the coding sequence ATGAACAGAAAAATGCTCTTCAATTCCTCACTTCTTCTTATCCTCTCCTTTTTCCTCTCAAAAGCTTTAGCTCAATCCGCAGCGCCGGCTCTATCACCTGGCCCACCGCCCTCCACCGATATCTACAAGATCCTGACAAAAGCCGGGCAGTTCACAGTCCTGATTCGCCTCCTTAAGAGCACTCAAGTGGGTAATCAGATCAACAACCAGCTTGGCAGCTCCAATAGCGAGCTGACCGTCTTTGCTCCGACCGACAACGCCTTCTCGAGCCTCAAAACCGGCACTCTCAATGGGCTCTCTGACCAGCAAAAGGTTCAGCTTCTTCAGTTCCACCTTGTCCCGTCCTTCATCTCCATCACCAACTTTCAAACTATGAGCAACCCGGTCCAGACTCAGGCCAGTGACACTTATGAATACCCTCTTAACATCACCACCTCTGGCAACCAAGTCAACATCACAACTGGAATAGTAAACACCACCATCTCCGGGACCGTGTATTCCGATAACCAGTTGGCTGTTTATCAAGTTGACAAGGTGCTTCAGCCTCTCGGGATTTTTGCTCCCAGGCCACTGCCACCTGCCCCTGCCCCAGCCCCACCGAAGCCTAAGAAGAAAGCCACGGATACCGAAAGCAGCGGGCCGACCACGTCGGATGATAGCTCGGACGCCATTGGTGTTACTGGAAATTTGGGCATGGTGGTACTGTCTATGTCTATGTTTGCAGCGGGCATTTTTAACTTGTGA
- the LOC133788538 gene encoding fasciclin-like arabinogalactan protein 12 yields MRKQGLISISFLLFFIINHFTIALAQSPAQAPSQIQAQVPATSPTSSQPPAVESPSQVPLVQAPAHRTLANPTNVTKILEKAGGFGVFIRLLKSTSVCIQIENQLTVSNSLTILAPSNGAFAALKPGTLNSLTTEEKVQLVQYHILPSFIQIQNFQTLSNPVRTQASSTRDYPLNITVEGSWVNISTGVMNTTINGTIYEDNQLAIYKVDKVLLPLRIFAPKPRKKAVLAPAPASAPTPTLAVKPDEFPTSSLIAPALAALLKDASGALSLTGNGILTVGLAVFYVVLLSLLG; encoded by the coding sequence ATGAGGAAACAAGGCCTCATCTCCATTTCATTCCTTTTGTTTTTCATCATCAACCACTTTACCATTGCTCTTGCTCAGTCTCCAGCCCAAGCTCCGTCCCAGATCCAAGCCCAAGTGCCGGCTACATCCCCAACGTCATCACAGCCACCCGCAGTTGAGTCACCATCTCAAGTGCCACTCGTCCAAGCCCCGGCCCACAGGACCCTGGCCAACCCCACCAACGTCACCAAGATCCTCGAAAAAGCCGGTGGCTTCGGTGTCTTTATCCGCCTCCTTAAGAGCACCTCAGTATGTATTCAGATCGAAAATCAGCTCACCGTATCCAACAGCTTGACAATTTTAGCTCCATCAAATGGCGCATTTGCAGCTCTCAAACCGGGCACTCTCAACTCCCTTACCACAGAAGAGAAAGTCCAACTCGTCCAATACCACATCCTTCCGTCCTTCATACAAATCCAAAATTTCCAAACTCTGAGCAACCCTGTACGGACGCAAGCTAGCAGTACTCGTGATTATCCATTGAATATTACCGTCGAAGGCAGTTGGGTTAACATATCCACTGGGGTTATGAATACCACAATTAATGGGACAATCTACGAGGACAATCAGCTGGCTATTTACAAGGTGGATAAGGTTCTTCTGCCTCTTCGAATTTTCGCTCCCAAGCCACGAAAGAAGGCGGTATTGGCACCAGCACCAGCATCGGCTCCGACACCGACTCTGGCCGTTAAGCCTGATGAGTTTCCAACATCTTCATTGATTGCTCCAGCTTTGGCCGCATTGCTCAAAGATGCGTCTGGTGCTCTTAGTCTCACTGGAAATGGGATTTTGACTGTTGGACTTGCTGTGTTTTACGTGGTACTTCTTTCTCTTTTAGGTTAA